In Anaerobacillus isosaccharinicus, one genomic interval encodes:
- a CDS encoding ABC transporter ATP-binding protein — protein MDKVIIGESIVKSFGEAAEKHNVLDDVFVEIFEGEFVSVMGHSGSGKSTLLFALSGMDDVEFGKITFEGRNLRALSENELADIRRTKMGFVFQNPSLLKNLNILDNIILPSMRDNRKNAASIIQKARVLMKKVGIAELENRDIAKVSGGQLQRAGICRALMSNPNIIFADEPTGALNSKSTQEIMDLFFEINTEGTAIMIVTHDAKVAARTERIMFMLDGKIVNELKLPKFDGTDIDRRVEEVTSKMLELGI, from the coding sequence ATGGATAAGGTAATTATCGGTGAAAGCATAGTAAAATCATTCGGAGAGGCTGCTGAAAAGCACAATGTTCTTGATGATGTTTTTGTTGAAATATTTGAGGGAGAATTTGTTTCAGTTATGGGGCATTCAGGTTCGGGAAAATCGACGCTGTTGTTTGCATTAAGTGGAATGGACGACGTTGAATTCGGAAAGATAACGTTTGAAGGCAGAAATTTACGGGCACTCAGCGAAAATGAACTTGCCGACATACGTAGAACAAAAATGGGATTTGTTTTTCAAAATCCGTCTTTACTTAAAAACCTAAATATTCTCGATAACATCATTCTACCATCAATGCGAGACAATAGAAAAAACGCCGCTAGTATCATTCAAAAAGCAAGAGTACTGATGAAAAAGGTAGGTATTGCGGAACTGGAGAATCGTGATATAGCAAAAGTTTCAGGAGGTCAGCTTCAACGTGCTGGAATATGCCGTGCTCTTATGAGTAACCCGAACATCATATTCGCAGACGAACCAACAGGTGCACTCAACTCAAAATCGACGCAGGAAATTATGGATCTATTTTTCGAAATTAACACGGAAGGTACTGCGATTATGATTGTAACTCATGATGCCAAGGTTGCTGCGAGAACAGAACGTATTATGTTTATGCTCGATGGAAAAATCGTGAACGAGCTTAAGCTTCCAAAGTTTGATGGGACGGATATTGATAGAAGGGTAGAAGAGGTAACAAGTAAAATGTTGGAGTTGGGAATATAA
- the glf gene encoding UDP-galactopyranose mutase translates to MYDYLIVGAGLFGSVFAHEAKKRGKKCLVIDKRNHIGGNLYTEQIEGINVHKYGAHIFHTNDKEIWDYVNSFSEFNRYTNSPIANYQGEIYNLPFNMNTFHQLWGSVTPDAAKQKINEQKNKAGITSPKNLEEQAISLVGTDIYEKLIKGYTEKQWGRPATELPAFIIKRIPVRFTYDNNYFNDRYQGIPIGGYTAMIEKMLEGIDVRLNVDFFEHREELEALAGKLVFTGMIDQYYNYQFGVLNYRSLQFETRVIDETDNFQGNAVVNYTARETPFTRIIEHKHFEFGTQERTVITEEYPLEWEPNLEPYYPINDDKNNQMYRKYKELSDQETNVIFGGRLATYKYYDMHQVIGAALATIRNEF, encoded by the coding sequence ATGTACGATTACTTAATAGTTGGAGCGGGATTATTTGGTTCAGTCTTCGCACATGAAGCAAAAAAGAGAGGCAAGAAGTGTCTCGTTATCGATAAAAGAAACCACATTGGTGGAAATCTATATACTGAACAAATTGAGGGAATTAATGTTCATAAATACGGTGCCCATATTTTTCATACAAACGATAAGGAGATTTGGGATTATGTGAATTCTTTTTCAGAATTTAACAGATATACTAATTCACCGATAGCGAATTATCAAGGGGAAATCTACAATCTCCCTTTCAATATGAATACTTTTCATCAATTATGGGGCAGTGTAACCCCTGATGCGGCCAAGCAAAAAATAAACGAACAAAAGAACAAAGCAGGTATTACCTCTCCAAAAAATTTAGAAGAACAGGCTATTTCATTAGTAGGAACCGATATCTACGAAAAACTAATCAAAGGGTACACAGAAAAACAATGGGGAAGACCGGCAACAGAGTTACCAGCATTTATTATTAAACGGATACCTGTTCGTTTTACGTATGACAACAATTATTTTAACGATCGATATCAAGGGATCCCCATTGGTGGATATACGGCAATGATAGAGAAAATGCTAGAAGGTATTGATGTGAGGCTAAATGTTGATTTCTTCGAACATCGTGAAGAATTAGAAGCCCTTGCTGGTAAGCTTGTATTTACAGGGATGATAGACCAATATTACAATTATCAATTTGGCGTGTTAAATTACCGAAGCTTACAATTTGAAACACGAGTCATAGACGAAACTGATAACTTTCAAGGAAATGCTGTCGTCAATTATACTGCTAGAGAAACTCCATTTACACGAATTATTGAGCACAAACATTTTGAATTCGGTACACAAGAGCGAACAGTGATCACGGAAGAATATCCCCTGGAGTGGGAACCAAACCTTGAGCCCTACTACCCTATCAATGACGATAAAAACAACCAAATGTATAGAAAATATAAAGAATTATCCGACCAAGAAACAAACGTTATTTTTGGCGGACGATTAGCTACTTATAAATATTATGATATGCATCAAGTCATTGGTGCGGCGCTAGCGACTATAAGGAATGAATTTTAA
- a CDS encoding ATP-binding protein yields the protein MNDVLPDIPRVYTALAEWLACVVYISILKRTLAGWKLATFAGVVLVLQTAFLVLTKDLPIVLWIPSMLIAVGMMFVLIYISCDITATEAGYFSVKAFVAAELVASLQWQVHVFLLNSQNSFLHLEILLLFVIYGGAFLLIWLLERPHLPVEGKLNIQRRELWSTVLIGAAVFGISNLSFVTASTPFSGHYAREILNIRTLVDLGGFAILYAYHIQLNESRVRHELKAVQNMFQNQYAQYQQSKESIDLINYKYHDMKNQIIALRSEEDPEKRKRYLTDMENEIKAFEAQHKTGNHVLDTLLASKHMYCIKNKITLTCVADGTLLKDMDVIDICTIFGNALDNAIEHVQEMNDEEKRLIHVSLFAQKGFLMMRFENYFEGALVLDGDLPVTTKKDKYNHGFGIKSIRYTVQKYGGVVNVDLKDNWFELKVLIPLTP from the coding sequence GTGAACGATGTCCTTCCAGATATACCACGGGTTTATACTGCATTGGCAGAATGGTTAGCTTGCGTTGTCTACATTTCCATTTTAAAAAGAACATTAGCTGGGTGGAAACTTGCTACGTTTGCTGGTGTAGTTCTAGTGCTCCAAACTGCTTTTCTTGTATTGACGAAGGATTTACCTATCGTGCTTTGGATTCCGAGTATGCTTATAGCTGTTGGAATGATGTTTGTACTCATCTATATTAGTTGTGACATTACCGCTACTGAAGCGGGTTACTTTAGCGTGAAGGCGTTTGTAGCTGCAGAATTAGTTGCCTCATTACAATGGCAAGTTCATGTGTTCTTGTTGAATAGCCAGAATAGCTTTTTGCACTTAGAAATTCTTTTACTTTTTGTTATTTATGGGGGCGCATTTTTGTTAATATGGTTGCTAGAACGCCCACATTTACCAGTCGAAGGGAAGCTGAATATACAACGGCGCGAATTATGGTCAACTGTTCTGATCGGTGCGGCGGTTTTTGGTATTAGTAATTTAAGTTTTGTGACGGCAAGTACACCTTTTAGCGGTCATTATGCTAGGGAGATTCTTAATATTCGAACCTTAGTAGATTTAGGTGGATTTGCGATCTTATATGCTTACCATATTCAATTAAATGAATCAAGGGTACGGCATGAATTAAAGGCAGTTCAAAATATGTTCCAAAATCAATATGCTCAATATCAGCAATCGAAAGAAAGCATAGATCTCATTAATTATAAGTATCATGATATGAAAAATCAGATTATTGCTCTTAGATCAGAAGAAGATCCTGAAAAGAGAAAAAGATATTTGACGGATATGGAAAATGAAATTAAAGCGTTTGAGGCACAGCACAAGACTGGAAATCATGTATTAGATACGTTGCTGGCAAGCAAACACATGTATTGTATTAAGAACAAAATTACCTTAACCTGTGTGGCAGATGGAACATTACTGAAAGATATGGATGTAATCGACATCTGTACCATTTTTGGTAACGCCTTAGACAATGCAATTGAACATGTCCAAGAAATGAACGATGAAGAAAAGAGATTGATACACGTTTCTCTTTTTGCGCAAAAAGGTTTTTTGATGATGCGATTTGAAAATTATTTTGAAGGAGCGCTAGTACTTGATGGCGACTTACCTGTAACGACGAAGAAGGACAAGTACAATCATGGTTTTGGCATAAAGAGTATTCGATATACGGTACAGAAGTATGGCGGTGTCGTAAATGTAGATCTCAAGGACAATTGGTTTGAATTAAAGGTTCTGATCCCTTTAACTCCATAG
- a CDS encoding LytR/AlgR family response regulator transcription factor, producing MIRIAIVEDEIHYQEQLIEFLKKFEEDREEVIEITTYSDGDEFIGKYHAQFDIILMDVQMPLMDGMSAAEEIRKIDSEVVIIFITNMAQYAIRGYAVDALDYVLKPISYFSFSQRLNRAVERMKKREDRFITLKLKGGVTRLKVSDIYYIESQGHKLIFRTKEGEHTTTGTMKELEDELSNHHFFRGHKGYLINLEHVDGMSESCAVVQGEELPVSRMKRKGFMEALADYWGEVIK from the coding sequence ATGATACGAATCGCAATTGTCGAGGACGAAATTCATTATCAAGAACAATTGATCGAATTTCTTAAGAAATTTGAGGAAGATAGGGAAGAAGTTATTGAAATCACGACTTATTCAGATGGTGATGAATTTATCGGGAAGTACCATGCACAATTTGATATCATCTTAATGGATGTTCAAATGCCTCTCATGGATGGTATGTCTGCTGCAGAAGAAATTAGAAAAATTGACTCTGAGGTTGTCATTATTTTTATCACGAATATGGCACAGTATGCTATCAGAGGATACGCAGTAGATGCATTGGATTATGTATTGAAACCGATTTCTTATTTCTCGTTCTCACAACGATTAAATCGAGCGGTTGAGCGAATGAAAAAGAGAGAAGACCGTTTCATCACCCTAAAATTAAAAGGTGGAGTCACGAGACTTAAGGTCTCTGATATCTATTATATAGAGAGTCAAGGGCATAAACTTATTTTTCGTACAAAAGAAGGCGAACATACTACAACAGGTACGATGAAGGAGTTAGAAGATGAACTATCTAATCATCACTTTTTTCGCGGTCACAAAGGTTATTTAATTAACCTCGAACATGTAGATGGAATGAGTGAAAGTTGTGCCGTTGTCCAAGGTGAAGAACTTCCAGTGAGCCGCATGAAAAGGAAAGGGTTCATGGAGGCGCTAGCGGATTACTGGGGAGAGGTGATTAAGTGA
- a CDS encoding NUDIX hydrolase codes for MKKGQIRAIAICIFRKNDLILVSEGFDELKQEYYYRPIGGGIEYGETSSNALKREVLEEIGANITNEKFLGAFENIFTYNGDLGHEIVFVYDADFVDKSFYDKPSFLGWEDNGVPFKLYWKPISDFKNEKIVLVPEELLTLL; via the coding sequence ATGAAGAAGGGACAAATTAGAGCAATTGCTATATGTATATTTAGGAAAAACGATTTAATCCTTGTTTCCGAAGGATTTGACGAATTAAAGCAAGAGTATTATTATCGTCCAATTGGCGGAGGGATCGAATACGGGGAGACAAGTTCTAATGCGTTAAAGAGAGAAGTTCTTGAAGAAATTGGGGCAAACATAACAAATGAAAAGTTTTTAGGTGCATTTGAAAATATATTTACATACAACGGTGACCTTGGGCATGAAATCGTCTTTGTATATGACGCAGATTTTGTTGACAAGTCCTTTTATGATAAACCTTCTTTTTTGGGGTGGGAAGATAATGGGGTGCCCTTCAAATTGTATTGGAAGCCAATTAGCGATTTTAAAAATGAAAAAATAGTGTTAGTTCCAGAAGAATTATTAACTTTGCTTTAA
- a CDS encoding ABC transporter permease produces the protein MYYRIIRNDILKSKLVTLTTMIFVAAAAMLVSLAAILVINLSGAIDTLMEEAKTPHFLQMHSGEIDMERLESFAKNNSQVDEFQVLEFLNVEGAEIMFNETSLANNVQDNGFSRQSEKFDFLLDLDGNVIKVSDGELYVPISYMIDGTTEIGDMAVIGGKEFTVTGFLRDSQMNSTLSSSKRFLVSKNDYEEIKGFGNMEYLIEFRLKDLSELGKFEANYVSAGLEANGPTITYPLFKTINAISDGLMIAVLLLISILVVAIAFMCIRFTLLAKIEDDYREIGVLKALGLRISDIKKIYLAKYAAIAAVGSIFGLLLSFIFKGMLLENIRLYMGESENASYGLVFGIIGVLVVFLAIIGYVNGVLRRFRKISVAEAILFGNSDGKISSGTHFCLSRNILFGTNVFLGIKDVLARKKIYSTMLIVLVISSFITIVPQNLYNTISAKSFITYMGIGSSDMRIDIQQTNNISEKTADIIKKMDNDSDISNFVALTTRKFQVKMGDNSIESIKIELGDHSIFPVKYSKGREPLGEDEIALSTINANEFGKEVGDVLTLVIAGREKNFIISGIYSDVTNGGKTAKAVFSENSADIMWSVISAELSDKSNVSSKVSEYGSRYNFAKVSSIDHYIKQTYGSTISSIRKAAIAAIAVSLIITVLVTLLFMKMLVTKDRYSIVVMKALGFTNLDIVLQYISRSCLVLFVGILLGTILANTLGEVLAGAVISSFGASTFKFVINPVSAYLLSPLMMVCSVLIATIIGTSRAGQIKISENIKE, from the coding sequence ATGTATTACAGGATAATTCGTAATGACATTTTAAAGAGTAAACTAGTAACGCTCACCACAATGATTTTTGTAGCTGCTGCGGCTATGCTTGTTTCTCTCGCTGCAATACTCGTTATAAATCTATCTGGCGCAATAGATACACTTATGGAGGAAGCTAAAACTCCACATTTTTTGCAAATGCATTCAGGTGAAATTGATATGGAGCGGCTTGAGTCTTTTGCAAAAAATAATAGCCAAGTCGATGAGTTTCAGGTACTTGAATTTCTTAACGTTGAGGGTGCAGAGATAATGTTTAATGAGACATCTCTTGCCAATAATGTTCAAGATAACGGGTTTTCTAGGCAAAGTGAAAAATTTGATTTTCTTCTAGACCTTGATGGAAACGTGATAAAGGTAAGTGACGGTGAACTTTATGTTCCAATATCCTATATGATAGACGGCACGACAGAGATTGGTGACATGGCAGTAATTGGAGGAAAGGAATTTACTGTTACTGGATTTCTTCGAGATTCGCAGATGAATTCCACACTCTCATCTTCTAAGAGATTTCTTGTTAGTAAAAATGATTACGAAGAAATAAAAGGGTTTGGGAATATGGAATATTTGATTGAGTTCAGATTGAAGGATTTGTCTGAACTCGGCAAGTTTGAGGCCAACTATGTTTCTGCCGGACTTGAAGCAAACGGACCTACGATTACATATCCGCTTTTCAAAACGATAAATGCAATTTCTGATGGCTTAATGATTGCAGTTCTTCTTCTTATAAGTATACTTGTCGTTGCCATTGCATTTATGTGCATACGCTTTACACTCCTTGCCAAAATTGAGGACGATTACCGCGAAATAGGAGTTTTGAAAGCATTAGGATTGCGTATTTCCGACATAAAGAAAATTTATCTTGCTAAATACGCAGCGATTGCGGCAGTAGGCAGCATCTTTGGGTTGTTGCTTTCATTCATTTTTAAAGGCATGCTTCTAGAAAATATAAGGCTATATATGGGAGAAAGTGAAAATGCATCTTATGGACTGGTTTTCGGAATAATTGGGGTCCTGGTAGTTTTCCTTGCAATTATTGGCTATGTAAACGGAGTACTGAGGCGCTTTCGGAAAATTTCTGTGGCAGAAGCAATACTCTTTGGCAATTCTGATGGAAAAATCTCAAGTGGAACGCATTTTTGCCTGAGTAGGAATATTCTGTTTGGCACGAATGTTTTTCTTGGGATTAAAGATGTTTTGGCAAGGAAAAAAATTTACTCTACAATGCTAATCGTTCTTGTAATATCGTCGTTCATTACTATTGTTCCACAAAACCTGTATAACACAATTTCTGCAAAGAGTTTCATCACTTATATGGGAATTGGAAGCAGTGACATGCGTATTGACATTCAGCAGACTAACAATATTTCTGAAAAGACCGCTGATATTATTAAAAAGATGGATAACGACAGTGACATTTCGAATTTTGTTGCCCTCACAACAAGAAAATTCCAAGTGAAGATGGGAGACAACTCTATTGAGAGCATAAAAATTGAGCTTGGGGACCATTCGATATTCCCTGTAAAATATTCTAAGGGAAGAGAACCTCTAGGAGAAGATGAAATTGCACTTTCGACGATAAACGCTAATGAGTTCGGCAAAGAAGTCGGCGATGTCCTAACACTTGTGATTGCAGGAAGAGAGAAAAATTTCATTATTAGCGGGATTTATTCTGACGTTACAAACGGAGGTAAAACCGCAAAGGCTGTTTTCTCCGAAAATTCTGCGGACATTATGTGGAGTGTAATCTCCGCGGAACTTTCGGATAAATCTAATGTTTCGAGTAAAGTTTCGGAATATGGAAGTAGATATAATTTTGCTAAGGTTTCGAGCATAGATCATTATATTAAACAGACATACGGCTCGACAATAAGTTCTATCAGAAAAGCTGCAATTGCCGCAATTGCCGTTTCGCTGATTATAACTGTGCTTGTTACACTGTTGTTTATGAAAATGCTTGTTACAAAGGACAGATATTCGATTGTCGTAATGAAAGCGCTCGGTTTTACAAATTTAGATATTGTGTTGCAGTATATTTCGCGTTCATGTCTCGTTCTGTTTGTTGGAATTCTTCTTGGAACAATTTTGGCAAACACTTTAGGAGAAGTTCTTGCGGGGGCGGTTATCTCCTCTTTTGGAGCCTCGACGTTTAAGTTCGTGATTAATCCAGTTTCAGCTTACCTACTTAGTCCGCTGATGATGGTTTGTTCAGTACTTATCGCAACAATCATTGGTACATCTCGAGCAGGACAAATAAAAATATCTGAAAATATAAAGGAGTAG
- a CDS encoding beta-glucosidase — protein sequence MGNTEKTKLSKKKKGLLISLSALVLIMGGVLYYAFVVTSVGHWAIAKFKPDTEEQKLSYSSAIETVEMITDEGFVLMQNNDNFLPIPTSESQKAKINLFGTRSVVTLFNSGGSTATDVTNAMKLEDALRETGNFELNEDLLYLHYNYYKNGRVSINETAAPRNRSDSEILGGETNLILPEVPKGAYEDNSLYGDGRTIIEHAQDFSDTAMIVIGRGGGEMVELGPNELRLTEEEADMVEVVSSNFENVVLIINSANVMELNFLNDYPAIKSVVWIGFPGETGTKSLAKILNGTVNPSGRLVNTWVSNVMSMPAANNYMELDAAGNWAEGFNQFTNAPKVTNPGPGQSEYSGYFTQYHEGIFVGYKYYETRHATDESFNYNEEVVFPFGHGLSYTTFEKQILSMDVQGDDITLRVAVRNTGDVPGKDVVQIYYNPPYTGAIEKSTVNLVTFTKTNVIEPGETENYSLTFKMEDMASYDYLNHKAYVLEAGDYELMLKENSHVKVDSEIFTLKEEIIFNAEHAGARSTDLQVATSQFEDALHIDDYLTREWEPTSRAFTGPQQSDFVASQEILDAMSYEVPTDKELGFTSADMPVYGQGLATTIMLSDMVDVDYNDPLWEEFISQLTLKEMADIAGTGAYQLAQIDRLGVPKTLQPDGTMAIASNIYSGPIMGVEGVGVTYPSPSVTASTWNADAGFLMGTSVGTEAQAFGYSGWFAPAMNIHRTPFNGRNFEYYSEDGVLSGKIAAQVVRGATEKGVITYIKHFALNEREKGVRSTLFTWSNEQAIREIYLKPFELAVKEGGSLGVMSSFNLIGLNWAGGHEGLLTEVLRNEWGFEGLVMTDAHMYTHMDIMQMIYSGGDVSLDVMAVWLGGDNFNKKLLEAAENPETQIATITNLQRASKNVLYAVSRTWKAQQ from the coding sequence ATGGGGAATACCGAAAAAACAAAGCTTAGTAAAAAGAAAAAAGGATTGCTTATCTCATTAAGTGCATTGGTATTAATTATGGGAGGAGTATTATATTACGCTTTTGTTGTGACATCAGTTGGTCATTGGGCAATTGCAAAATTTAAGCCAGATACTGAAGAACAAAAGCTTTCCTACTCATCGGCTATTGAGACAGTTGAGATGATCACGGATGAGGGATTTGTATTAATGCAAAACAATGACAACTTCCTACCTATTCCAACATCAGAGAGTCAAAAAGCAAAAATAAACCTGTTTGGAACAAGGTCAGTTGTCACTTTATTTAACTCAGGTGGTTCTACTGCAACAGATGTTACGAATGCAATGAAATTAGAAGACGCCCTTCGTGAGACTGGGAATTTTGAATTAAATGAGGATTTATTATATTTACATTACAATTATTATAAAAATGGTAGAGTTTCAATTAATGAAACAGCCGCTCCTAGAAACAGAAGTGACTCGGAAATTCTAGGTGGCGAAACCAATCTTATTCTTCCAGAAGTACCTAAGGGAGCTTATGAGGATAACTCTTTATATGGTGATGGAAGAACGATCATTGAACATGCTCAAGACTTTTCTGATACTGCTATGATCGTTATCGGTCGTGGTGGTGGAGAGATGGTTGAATTGGGTCCAAACGAGCTTCGACTAACAGAAGAAGAAGCAGATATGGTCGAAGTAGTTAGTTCAAATTTTGAGAATGTCGTCTTAATTATTAACTCAGCTAACGTAATGGAATTAAATTTTCTTAATGACTATCCTGCAATTAAGAGTGTTGTATGGATCGGCTTTCCTGGAGAAACTGGAACAAAATCTTTAGCTAAAATATTAAATGGTACAGTTAATCCATCAGGACGTTTAGTAAATACATGGGTTTCTAATGTAATGAGTATGCCTGCAGCTAACAACTATATGGAGCTAGATGCTGCTGGTAACTGGGCAGAAGGCTTTAATCAATTTACAAATGCCCCTAAAGTTACCAATCCTGGTCCTGGACAATCTGAGTATAGTGGGTATTTTACACAGTACCACGAAGGTATTTTTGTAGGCTATAAATATTATGAAACACGTCACGCAACAGATGAAAGCTTTAACTATAATGAGGAAGTTGTATTCCCGTTCGGTCATGGCCTCAGCTACACGACTTTTGAAAAGCAAATCCTATCCATGGATGTCCAAGGTGATGATATCACTTTACGTGTAGCGGTTCGAAATACAGGTGATGTTCCGGGTAAGGATGTTGTTCAAATCTATTACAATCCTCCTTATACAGGAGCAATTGAAAAATCAACGGTTAACCTTGTAACTTTCACAAAGACAAATGTTATCGAACCTGGAGAGACTGAAAACTATTCTCTTACCTTTAAAATGGAAGATATGGCATCGTATGACTATTTAAATCATAAGGCGTATGTTCTTGAAGCGGGAGATTATGAGTTAATGCTCAAGGAAAACTCTCACGTAAAAGTTGACTCAGAAATCTTTACACTAAAAGAAGAAATTATCTTTAATGCTGAACATGCTGGTGCGCGTTCTACAGACCTTCAAGTAGCAACAAGTCAATTTGAGGATGCTCTTCATATTGATGACTACTTAACGAGAGAATGGGAACCAACAAGTCGTGCGTTTACTGGACCACAGCAATCAGATTTTGTTGCTTCACAAGAAATACTTGATGCAATGTCTTACGAAGTACCAACCGATAAAGAATTAGGGTTTACTTCTGCGGATATGCCGGTTTATGGTCAGGGGTTAGCAACGACAATTATGCTTTCAGATATGGTAGATGTTGATTACAATGATCCACTTTGGGAAGAGTTTATCTCCCAATTAACACTAAAAGAAATGGCTGACATTGCTGGTACTGGTGCTTACCAGTTAGCTCAAATTGATCGACTTGGCGTTCCAAAAACGTTACAGCCTGATGGTACAATGGCTATCGCTTCTAATATTTATTCAGGTCCAATAATGGGAGTAGAAGGAGTAGGTGTTACGTATCCATCACCTAGTGTAACAGCTTCTACATGGAATGCTGACGCTGGTTTTCTAATGGGAACAAGTGTAGGAACGGAAGCACAAGCATTTGGATATAGTGGCTGGTTTGCTCCTGCTATGAATATCCACAGAACACCATTTAACGGAAGAAACTTTGAGTATTATAGTGAGGATGGCGTTCTTTCTGGAAAGATTGCAGCGCAAGTTGTAAGAGGGGCTACTGAAAAAGGCGTCATCACTTATATCAAACACTTTGCTTTAAATGAACGTGAGAAGGGTGTTCGCTCAACTTTATTTACATGGTCTAACGAGCAAGCAATTCGCGAAATTTATTTGAAACCTTTTGAACTTGCTGTTAAAGAAGGTGGAAGTCTAGGTGTTATGTCTTCCTTCAACCTTATTGGACTAAATTGGGCTGGTGGACATGAAGGTCTCCTGACAGAAGTACTACGAAACGAGTGGGGTTTTGAAGGGTTAGTTATGACTGATGCTCATATGTACACGCATATGGATATTATGCAAATGATCTACTCAGGAGGAGATGTCTCTCTTGATGTTATGGCAGTATGGTTAGGCGGCGATAACTTTAACAAAAAACTGTTAGAGGCAGCTGAAAACCCAGAAACTCAAATTGCAACGATTACTAATCTTCAAAGAGCATCAAAAAATGTTTTATACGCAGTATCTAGAACCTGGAAAGCACAGCAATAG
- a CDS encoding M2 family metallopeptidase: MSVQQFLEEQNLKVQDLHHNITNASWMAQTTGEKEWAQKVAEAQTEFRTYFSNPEALDAIENFLKETDVSELERRQLETLQKTFKENQLPENTLKELSQLSAELNHMFNTYEPEVNGKKLSANDVRNILINSLDLQERENAWKASKEVGKVVEEKLLTLIKVRNEAAKAVGYANYHEMAFKNQELDREEIFSIFQKLVDLSDSTYRQLKHQLDEELAAKFGITVSDLRPWHYVDPFFQEAPATEKTNLDPYFKDQDIEKLTADTFAAMNIPIDDLYAKSDLNPRSGKNPTAFCTDMDRNGDTRVLCNNQPDAYWMGTMLHEFGHAAYFKYLDRELPYILRSPAHTLTTEAIAMLFGKMTENKEWLETFLKLENDRLETLAPALEKFEQLKMLIAGRWIITFVFFEKELYENPDQDLNALWWKLVNEIQLVNPPEERDHPDWAAKIHFTLAPVYYQNYLLGELTSAQLHQYIKTEVSEQFFNPTVGNFLNEQFFKPGSKYHWNEKIKRATGQSLNPQYFVDAYCR; this comes from the coding sequence ATGTCAGTTCAACAGTTTTTAGAAGAGCAAAATTTGAAAGTGCAAGATTTACATCACAACATAACCAATGCCAGCTGGATGGCCCAAACTACAGGTGAAAAAGAGTGGGCGCAAAAGGTTGCAGAGGCTCAAACAGAGTTTCGTACATATTTTTCAAATCCCGAAGCATTGGATGCGATCGAGAACTTTTTAAAGGAAACAGATGTATCAGAACTAGAAAGACGCCAATTAGAAACGCTTCAAAAAACGTTCAAGGAAAATCAACTTCCTGAAAACACACTAAAAGAGCTATCTCAACTATCAGCAGAATTAAATCATATGTTCAACACGTATGAACCTGAAGTTAATGGGAAGAAACTTTCAGCAAATGATGTTCGTAATATATTAATCAATAGTCTGGATTTACAAGAGCGAGAAAACGCTTGGAAGGCTTCAAAAGAAGTTGGCAAGGTTGTTGAAGAAAAGCTACTTACCCTGATCAAAGTGAGGAATGAAGCGGCAAAAGCTGTTGGTTATGCCAATTACCATGAAATGGCGTTTAAAAATCAAGAACTAGATCGCGAAGAAATTTTTTCAATCTTTCAAAAGCTGGTTGATCTTTCAGATAGCACCTATCGTCAGTTGAAACATCAATTAGACGAGGAACTAGCAGCTAAATTTGGGATAACAGTATCAGACTTACGACCATGGCATTATGTTGACCCTTTCTTTCAAGAAGCACCTGCTACTGAGAAAACAAACCTTGATCCTTATTTCAAAGATCAAGACATCGAGAAGTTAACCGCGGATACATTTGCTGCGATGAACATCCCAATTGATGATTTGTATGCAAAGAGCGATTTAAATCCACGTTCAGGGAAAAATCCTACAGCCTTTTGCACGGACATGGATCGTAACGGGGATACTCGTGTGTTATGTAACAATCAGCCAGATGCCTATTGGATGGGAACGATGCTGCACGAATTTGGTCACGCAGCTTACTTTAAATATTTAGATCGTGAGCTTCCTTATATTCTAAGATCACCGGCTCATACGTTAACGACTGAAGCCATCGCGATGTTATTTGGAAAGATGACCGAAAATAAAGAATGGTTAGAGACGTTCCTAAAGCTTGAAAATGATCGTTTAGAGACGCTAGCACCAGCCCTTGAAAAATTTGAACAATTAAAGATGCTCATTGCAGGCCGTTGGATTATTACGTTCGTATTCTTCGAAAAAGAATTATACGAAAACCCAGATCAAGATTTAAATGCACTTTGGTGGAAACTAGTTAACGAAATTCAATTAGTTAACCCACCTGAAGAGCGTGACCATCCAGACTGGGCAGCAAAAATACACTTTACACTAGCGCCAGTGTACTACCAAAACTATCTTCTGGGCGAGTTAACTTCAGCTCAGCTTCATCAATATATTAAAACCGAAGTTTCGGAACAATTTTTCAACCCAACAGTTGGAAATTTCCTAAACGAACAGTTCTTTAAACCAGGCTCTAAATACCACTGGAACGAAAAAATTAAACGTGCAACAGGACAATCACTAAACCCTCAATACTTTGTTGATGCGTATTGTCGTTAA